The Cyprinus carpio isolate SPL01 chromosome B17, ASM1834038v1, whole genome shotgun sequence genome has a window encoding:
- the gpr132a gene encoding probable G-protein coupled receptor 132, translating to MNITGPTNHTNSCEPPYEEENPLPLVVLYSTVLTLGLPANLITVFLTFLEVCRKNVLGVYLFSLSVCDLMYLGTLPLWAIYINRGHHWEWGSLTCKFTGYVFFNNMYISIFLMCCVSVDRFVAVVYAMESRGLRKMRHAIIISVVIVVVVAVGHVPVFTMTEGDSEKIKEKRCFEPSDPSVVVTGLNYARFFIGFFIPLCILTVTNLAIIAKVRASTGLKPRAKVRIRNLALAVILFFLVCFTPYHVILLLRAINFHFSNGKCDFERSVYTPYTISLGLSTINSAINPVFYVLSSNSVHKKIHKGLQGLRSSSRSSSFA from the coding sequence ATGAACATAACCGGTccaacaaaccacacaaacagcTGTGAACCACCTTACGAGGAAGAAAATCCACTTCCATTAGTGGTTCTCTACAGCACTGTCCTCACATTAGGCCTGCCTGCTAACCTGATCACAGTCTTCCTCACGTTCCTCGAAGTGTGCCGGAAGAACGTCCTAGGAGTCTACCTCTTCAGCCTGTCAGTGTGTGATCTGATGTATCTAGGTACACTTCCACTCTGGGCCATTTACATCAACAGAGGTCATCACTGGGAGTGGGGTTCTCTGACCTGTAAGTTCACCGGCTATGTGTTCTTCAACAACATGTACATCAGTATCTTCTTGATGTGCTGCGTTTCCGTGGACCGCTTCGTTGCGGTGGTCTACGCCATGGAGTCTCGAGGTCTGAGAAAGATGAGGCATGCCATTATCATCAGCGTTGTGATTGTGGTGGTCGTTGCTGTGGGACACGTGCCGGTTTTCACCATGACAGAGGGCGACTCTGAGAAAATAAAGGAGAAGCGGTGCTTCGAGCCAAGCGACCCCTCTGTCGTAGTGACGGGACTCAACTATGCCCGCTTCTTCATCGGTTTCTTCATCCCGCTGTGCATTCTAACAGTCACCAACTTGGCCATCATTGCTAAAGTTCGAGCTAGCACTGGTTTGAAGCCACGGGCCAAAGTCAGAATTCGTAACTTGGCCTTAGCCGTCATCTTGTTCTTCTTAGTCTGCTTCACGCCGTACCATGTGATACTTTTGCTACGTGCCATCAATTTCCACTTCTCCAATGGGAAATGTGACTTTGAAAGAAGTGTCTACACACCATATACAATCTCTCTGGGTCTGTCTACCATCAACAGTGCCATAAACCCTGTTTTCTATGTGCTTAGCAGCAACAGTGTTCATAAGAAGATCCACAAAGGCCTACAAGGGTTACGTAGCAGCTCAAGATCTTCTTCTTTTGCATGA